The following are encoded together in the Bicyclus anynana chromosome 2, ilBicAnyn1.1, whole genome shotgun sequence genome:
- the LOC112043747 gene encoding GATA zinc finger domain-containing protein 1, with the protein MPKPTCVQCSSNDSLLWRSAENGQICNECHLSNTANKEINADVAAIKTENEDKEDTESKNDKAEGEATPAKATGKGTRKSTRSTRYKAKTPAPAPSKPAAPRGRGRRSIFKRQPLKAPTATATVVTSDSLFFKGSYMQVGDIVSMLDVDGGTFYAQIRGFLTDQYCEKSAVVTWLLPTKASPPPEKGFDPATYIIGPEEDLPRKLEYMEFVMHAPSDYYKASNSPYPLTDNEVNNYNGFIWTSLEPKDRT; encoded by the exons ATGCCAAAACCAACTTGTGTTCAGTGCAGTTCCAACGATTCATTGCTTTGGCGAAGCGCAGAGAACGGACAAATATGTAATGAGTGCCATTTATCAAACACagctaataaagaaataaacgcCGATGTAGCAGCGATAAAAACTGAAAATGAAGATAAAGAAGACACAGAAAGTAAGAATGACAAGGCGGAGGGTGAAGCAACACCCGCCAAAGCAACGGGGAAAGGGACTCGGAAAAGTACGCGATCGACTAG GTACAAGGCAAAGACACCAGCTCCTGCCCCTTCAAAGCCTGCAGCCCCACGTGGCCGAGGCAGACGGAGCATTTTCAAGAGGCAGCCATTAAAAGCTCCCACTGCCACAGCAACTGTAGTCACAAGTGACTCTTTGTTTTTTAAG GGTTCATACATGCAAGTTGGAGATATAGTATCTATGTTGGATGTGGACGGTGGTACATTCTATGCTCAGATCAGAGGTTTCCTCACCGACCAATACTGTGAGAAGAGTGCAGTAGTGACCTGGCTGTTGCCTACTAAAGCTAGCCCTCCGCCGGAGAAGGGATTTGATCCAGCTACTTAcattattg GACCAGAAGAAGATCTACCTCGGAAGCTGGAATATATGGAGTTTGTAATGCATGCACCGTCTGATTATTATAAAGCAAGCAATAGTCCCTACCCACTCACAGACAATGAAGTGAACAATTACAATGGATTCATTTGGACAAGCCTTGAACCTAAAGATAGAACATAG
- the LOC112043749 gene encoding U6 snRNA-associated Sm-like protein LSm6: MSRKEALSSFIQQIHGRPVVVKLNSGVDYRGVLACLDGYMNIALEQTEEYVNGQLKNKYGDAFIRGNNVLYISTQKRRI; this comes from the exons ATGAGTCGTAAAGAAGCTCTCTCATCGTTTATTCAACAAATTCACGGACGTCCCGTAGTCGTGAAACTCAATAGCGGAGTTGATTACAGAG gggTTTTAGCCTGCTTGGATGGGTACATGAACATAGCGTTAGAGCAGACAGAGGAATATGTCAATGGACAACTCAAAAACAAATATGGAGATGCATTCATCAGAGGCAATAATGTTCTGTATATAAGCACACAGAAGAGAAGGATATag
- the LOC112043759 gene encoding uncharacterized protein LOC112043759, translated as MEKYWRFFIFTLVVILSMMLAAEATVPQPRAPNFQYFERPKYRYPYYDENGKGKLLYGYGGKELFQYKSYSPLEGIH; from the exons ATGGAAAAGTATTGGAGGTTTTTCATTTTCACG CTCGTTGTGATCCTGTCGATGATGCTCGCTGCAGAGGCCACAGTACCACAGCCAAGAGCTCCTAATTTCCAGTACTTTGAGAG ACCAAAATACCGGTATCCATACTATGACGAGAATGGCAAAGGAAAGCTGTTATATGGTTACGGAGGCAAGGAACTATTCCAGTACAAATCATATTCTCCTCTTGAAGGCATTCATtga
- the LOC112043751 gene encoding calcium-independent phospholipase A2-gamma: MSSLGGQWRVIRHYLSMSNLNAEVEKLVQKIKPASPEQWENLIRKFEKAVSVKLTQTVTDVKKEPKAIDYKVHTTTVEETDKVTDRLGVKEKIEPVEQKISQEGLTVGSEAKEITLEGLWEGFKLKKDLHFGKISESSWKTNKPIITKSSIHSRTAYVISAIVTAETSECLLKRTEHFIEHLQQYPEARDYAIKEGAVRALLRVQHKLKGNLEDSTTKHVKGIVNEALALMGYTGPTKSRGPNILSIDGGGIRGIIAIEILRHLERLTGRRVQDLFDYIVGVSTGAIIAAVISSGVGNLDTANQMYHTLSKQMFGNTSLIGGTSRLVWTHSYYDTDAWEKMLQDNLQDCTLTECNRHDTPKMALVSCVVNSGSRLAPFLFRTYECGFRVRSVFAGSSRAKLWHAVRASAAAPTYFTEFRLQGLLHQDGGIMVNNPTGVGLHEAKLLYGDAVKNGTVISVGTGRALNKHLDYQLMSKGLAKESPGTSWKDKFNKILDSATDTEGVHLVVNDLLPPGNYYRFNPPLMEECAMDEINPQKLQNMVTDTMAYIRRNQHKFEQAAAMLTRERTISQKIMDYVHYRSQLMGVTHAN; encoded by the exons ATGTCGTCATTAGGAGGACAGTGGCGTGTTATAAGGCACTACCTCTCTATGAGTAACTTGAATGCTGAAGTAGAGAAATTGGTGCAGAAAATAAAGCCCGCCTCACCCGAACAATGGGaaa atttaataaggAAATTTGAAAAAGCAGTCTCAGTAAAATTGACCCAAACAGTAACAGATGTTAAAAAAGAACCAAAAGCAATAGACTATAAAGTGCATACAACCACAGTGGAAGAGACAGATAAAGTAACAGACAGATTGGGAGTTAAGGAAAAGATAGAGCCTGTTGAACAGAAAATATCTCAAGAAGGACTGACTGTAGGTTCAGAAGCAAAGGAAATCACCTTAGAAGGTCTTTGGGAAGGATTCAAATTGAAGAAGGATCTACATTTTGGAAAGATATCTGAGTCAAGCTGGAAAACAAATAAGCCTATTATTACAAag TCGTCCATACATTCCCGAACTGCATATGTGATATCTGCTATAGTGACCGCGGAGACCTCAGAATGTTTGTTGAAGAGGACTGAACACTTCATAGAGCACTTGCAACAGTATCCAGAGGCCAGGGACTATGCTATCAAA gAGGGTGCTGTCAGAGCACTGTTGCGAGTGCAACACAAATTGAAGGGTAATTTAGAAGATTCGACCACTAAACATGTTAAAGGAATTGTCAATGAG GCACTAGCTTTAATGGGTTACACGGGCCCAACAAAGAGCAGAGGTCCGAACATACTCTCCATAGACGGCGGAGGCATTAGAGGGATCATCGCGATAGAGATCCTGAGGCACTTGGAGCGGCTGACGGGGCGCCGGGTGCAGGACCTGTTCGACTACATCGTCGGCGTCAGCACTGGGGCCATCATTGCTGCTGTGATCT CTAGCGGCGTGGGCAACCTAGACACAGCCAACCAAATGTATCACACACTGTCAAAGCAGATGTTCGGCAATACCTCTCTAATTGGTG GCACCAGTCGCCTAGTGTGGACGCACTCGTACTACGACACGGACGCGTGGGAGAAGATGCTGCAGGACAACTTGCAGGACTGCACGCTCACCGAGTGCAACAGGCACGACACGCCCAAG ATGGCGCTGGTGTCGTGCGTGGTGAACTCGGGCTCGCGGCTGGCGCCGTTCCTGTTCCGCACGTACGAGTGCGGGTTCCGCGTGCGCTCCGTGTTCGCGGGCAGCTCGCGCGCCAAGCTGTGGCACGCCGTGCGCGCCTCCGCCGCCGCGCCCACCTACTTCACCGAGTTCCGGCTGCAGGGCTTGCTGCACCAG GACGGTGGCATAATGGTCAACAACCCAACTGGCGTGGGGCTCCACGAAGCCAAGCTGCTATACGGAGACGCAGTCAAGAACGGCACAGTGATATCCGTGGGCACTGGCCGGGCACTCAACAAGCACCTGGACTACCAGCTCATGAGTAAGGGGCTGGCCAAGGAGTCCCCCGGGACCAGCTGGAAGGACAAGTTCAACAAGATCTTGGATTCAGCCACTGATACTGAAg GTGTCCACCTAGTTGTCAACGATCTACTACCACCAGGCAACTATTACCGTTTCAACCCCCCGCTGATGGAAGAGTGTGCAATGGACGAGATCAACCCCCAAAAGTTGCAGAACATGGTGACGGACACCATGGCCTACATACGGAGGAACCAGCACAAGTTCGAACAGGCAGCAGCCATGCTCACCAGAGAGAGGACCATCTCGCAGAAGATCATGGACTACGTACATTACCGATCTCAGTTGATGGGTGTCACCCATGCTAACTGA